One Paraburkholderia phytofirmans OLGA172 genomic window carries:
- a CDS encoding MarR family winged helix-turn-helix transcriptional regulator produces MTRNEDTLPNIDGLCNCLAARQASRYLTAVYDKALSPADLRITQFSILHKLVRSGSITMGELAGAIAMDRTTLTSNLKPLERDGLIDIVPSKEDRRAKQAAITKAGLARYKKALPLWSEVQSTFEGAYGKSPAARLRDALRAVLDSGFDPWADSVADADA; encoded by the coding sequence ATGACACGGAACGAAGACACGCTTCCCAACATCGACGGGCTGTGCAATTGTCTCGCTGCGAGGCAGGCATCGCGCTATCTCACCGCGGTGTATGACAAGGCATTGAGTCCCGCCGACCTTCGGATCACGCAGTTTTCCATTCTTCACAAGCTCGTAAGAAGCGGATCGATCACGATGGGGGAGCTGGCCGGAGCAATAGCCATGGACCGGACCACGCTGACGTCGAATCTGAAGCCTTTGGAGCGAGACGGATTGATCGATATCGTTCCGTCCAAGGAGGACAGACGCGCGAAGCAGGCGGCTATCACAAAGGCGGGGCTCGCCAGGTATAAAAAGGCGCTTCCCTTGTGGAGTGAAGTCCAGTCGACGTTCGAAGGTGCGTATGGCAAGTCGCCGGCCGCGCGGCTTCGGGATGCGCTCAGGGCCGTGCTGGACAGTGGTTTTGACCCGTGGGCGGACAGTGTGGCCGACGCTGACGCATAG
- a CDS encoding alpha/beta fold hydrolase codes for MSVVTSASKTSRTPLSLVFVHGFLDNRTVWSPLIEQLESTSYVHYTLDLRGAGSLREDGGPYTLAQAAADVQRLIEKHQMERVVLVGHSMGGQIAELAAMKFPERVAALVLLTPVSLAGSQLPPEAVSFLRTSGGNSAAQREIRRHFSRNLPEQEIERLVREEVLMGVAAVEGYFDAFSGGDSAGNAPCSYAGPVLIAGAQEDPVVPIEAVAEMAHTRFPNARLVRIEQSGHWPHLEQPGDTAAAIEGFLSECALPVPQADSLDSVRLQ; via the coding sequence ATGTCAGTCGTCACATCAGCAAGCAAAACAAGCCGGACACCGCTTTCTTTGGTGTTCGTGCATGGTTTTCTCGACAATCGTACGGTTTGGTCGCCGCTCATAGAGCAGCTCGAATCAACCTCGTATGTGCACTACACGCTCGATTTGCGAGGAGCGGGCTCGTTGCGGGAGGATGGTGGTCCCTACACCCTGGCACAGGCAGCGGCCGACGTTCAGCGCCTGATCGAGAAACACCAAATGGAGCGGGTGGTGCTTGTCGGGCACAGCATGGGTGGCCAGATCGCCGAACTGGCTGCCATGAAGTTCCCTGAGCGCGTCGCCGCGCTAGTGCTTCTGACGCCGGTCTCGTTGGCTGGGAGTCAGTTGCCTCCTGAAGCGGTGTCGTTCCTGCGTACTTCAGGCGGTAATTCGGCCGCGCAGCGAGAGATTCGGAGGCACTTTTCGCGCAATCTCCCGGAGCAGGAAATCGAACGTCTGGTTCGCGAGGAGGTTCTGATGGGCGTTGCGGCGGTAGAAGGATACTTTGACGCGTTCAGTGGCGGCGACTCCGCAGGCAATGCGCCGTGTTCCTATGCCGGCCCTGTACTCATTGCCGGAGCGCAAGAGGATCCGGTCGTGCCCATCGAAGCAGTTGCGGAGATGGCGCATACCCGCTTTCCGAACGCCAGACTGGTGCGGATCGAGCAATCGGGACATTGGCCGCACCTCGAACAACCTGGCGATACTGCGGCTGCCATTGAGGGCTTTCTCTCCGAATGCGCTTTACCGGTCCCTCAGGCGGACTCCCTGGATAGCGTCCGGTTGCAATAA
- a CDS encoding nuclear transport factor 2 family protein, producing MNNEHLVEACRKAFTGFEANDKADLIAALADDVLFEFSDSLPYGGTYKGKEEFLAFWAHVYKEYEYFNYDLRAVVESDGYIFVPVVARAKTQTGFSMENEHLFLFKVSNGKIAYGRIYADTARGRDVLEGREPRRYPKLILS from the coding sequence ATGAACAACGAACACCTTGTGGAAGCCTGCAGGAAGGCATTCACCGGATTTGAAGCCAACGACAAGGCCGACTTGATCGCCGCCCTGGCGGACGATGTCCTGTTCGAATTCTCCGATTCCTTGCCGTACGGCGGAACGTACAAGGGAAAAGAAGAATTTCTGGCCTTCTGGGCGCATGTGTACAAAGAATACGAGTATTTCAACTATGACCTGAGGGCGGTCGTTGAGTCTGACGGCTATATTTTCGTGCCCGTGGTTGCCCGCGCGAAAACCCAAACGGGTTTCTCCATGGAGAACGAACATCTTTTTCTCTTCAAGGTAAGCAACGGCAAAATCGCTTATGGCCGCATTTACGCGGATACCGCACGGGGGCGAGATGTTCTTGAAGGGCGTGAACCGCGTCGCTACCCGAAGCTTATCCTGAGCTGA
- a CDS encoding tautomerase family protein — MPVFHAHIPAGRFSKDQKKAIGNSLNRSLVEGLGIPPGDRFIMISEHGEDELFIDPTFMEMSRTADAMIVTVLIGAHRPLDDKQKLLAAITRLLHENVGISPDDVFIALVPVPNENFSFGRGVAQLAEVSPRW, encoded by the coding sequence ATGCCCGTTTTTCACGCCCACATTCCCGCCGGTCGATTCTCGAAGGATCAGAAGAAAGCCATTGGTAATTCGCTGAACCGCTCGCTCGTGGAGGGACTCGGGATTCCGCCGGGCGACCGTTTCATCATGATTAGCGAGCACGGAGAGGACGAGTTGTTCATCGACCCCACCTTCATGGAGATGAGTCGGACCGCTGACGCAATGATTGTCACCGTGCTTATCGGCGCGCACCGCCCTCTCGACGACAAGCAGAAACTTCTCGCGGCGATCACCCGGCTGCTTCACGAAAACGTTGGCATTTCTCCGGACGATGTATTTATCGCCTTGGTACCGGTACCGAATGAAAATTTCTCTTTTGGCCGGGGCGTAGCCCAACTGGCAGAAGTTTCGCCCCGCTGGTGA